A region of Rhizobium grahamii DNA encodes the following proteins:
- a CDS encoding YkvA family protein yields MHLITKIKAWTKSLKRDIVVLWLAARDNRVPWHAKAVAGAVAAYALSPIDLIPDFIPVLGYLDDLVIVPLGIMLAIRLIPPTVMADLRAQATKRLERPSGRAGMIFILAVWACCIIYMCLLFLRAIRS; encoded by the coding sequence ATGCATCTGATAACAAAGATCAAAGCATGGACGAAGTCACTCAAGCGTGACATCGTCGTACTCTGGCTGGCGGCGCGCGACAACCGCGTTCCCTGGCACGCCAAGGCAGTCGCCGGCGCTGTCGCCGCCTATGCGCTTTCGCCCATCGACCTCATCCCGGATTTCATTCCGGTGCTGGGCTATCTGGACGATCTGGTGATCGTGCCTCTCGGGATCATGCTGGCCATCCGCCTGATCCCTCCCACAGTGATGGCAGACCTTCGGGCTCAAGCGACAAAACGACTGGAGCGTCCGTCGGGACGAGCCGGCATGATCTTTATTCTTGCCGTTTGGGCGTGCTGCATCATCTACATGTGCCTGCTCTTTCTGAGAGCCATTCGTAGTTGA